The sequence below is a genomic window from Mycobacterium sp. ITM-2016-00316.
AGTTGTCGCGGTCCAGCCGGCCCGCATCGGTCAGTGGCGTGTCGGCCAGCAGCGCCGCGACCAGTGCGCGCCCGGCGCGCTCGTGCTCGGGGTGCGTCAGCGCCAGGACGGTCACCGCGCCGTTTGCTGCAGATGCCAAGTTGCCGGTGCTGACCAGCGGGGACAACGCCGCAACGCCCCGCAGGGTCAGGTTCAGCGGGTCGAACAATGTCGGTAATGACGCCGCAATTCCGCGTGCCGCGGATTCGGTATCGCGCACAGCCCGAATTCCGATATCTCCCACGGAGAACACCGGCGCGTGATTCTGGGCGCTGAAGAACACCTTGTCCGGAGTGAGCACCGGGATCGCCTGACGGCACAGCGCTCCCGCGATCATCGGCGACAGCAGTCGGGCGGCCACCCCGAGTTGGAACGACGACGCGGCCACCCGGGCCTCGACGGTGTCGACGGGGACCCGTACCGATGTGGCGATGGCCGTTCGGGTGGCTTCGACGAACCGGGTCACCACCTCCGGGGTCGCCAGGTGGGGGTACCGCATCGCACCGGGTGCAACCGGGGGCAGCGCGAAGTAGCCGCCCATGCGGGACAGCTCCTCCAGGACATCGGTGGCGGTGCTCATCACCGTCTGACGGTAGTCACCGGGCACGGCCGGGACTACCTGCCTTTCCGGCGGGGCAGGCCGAAAACTGGCCAGACGGCTAGGTGCACCGGATGCTGCGGGTGACCACATCGACGTCCGTGAACCTGCCCGACCGGCAGCCGAATCGGCGATCAACGGCCAGTTCCGAGGGGTTGAGGTGGTGCACGGCGGGCGTGTGTGACCGCGTTCGGCGGCGCCGACGTGCTGTGACGCCGCCGCGGAGCGTGCAACCTCGGTGCAACGTGACGACCGCCACAATGTGAACACGTGACGGCGCCCCGTCACGCGGATGACATCCCGGGCGGGCTGTGCCCGCCCCGAATCTCTGGAGCAGTGCATGACGGAACCGAATCTCGACCCGGCGGTGGACTACCCGCTGAGCGTGCATCGCAGGGACCTGCTGTTCACTCCGACCGGAAAGTCGATCGACGCCATCACCATGGATGCGGTGATGGCCGGGGACGTGGAGGCGGCCGATCTGCGCATCACCCCTGAGGCGCTCAGGTTGCAGGCCCAGATCGCCGAGAAGTCCGGCCGGACCCAGATCGGGGCCAACCTTCGTCGCGCCGCGGAGATGACCGTGATCTCGGATGAACGTGTCCTGGAGATCTACAACGCACTGCGCCCCAACGCGTCCACCAAAGCAGAATTGGACGCCATCGCCGACGAATTGTCGACTCAATACCGGGCCGAACATCTCGCGCAATTGGTGCGGGAAGCGGCTGATGTCTATGAACGCCGCGATGTGCTCGCGGCCGGCGAATAGGAGATCGGACCAGTGACAGCATCGGCAGTTCCGCAGAATCCTGCGATGGGCAAGGACGGTGTCCGCCATTCACATCGCACGATGTTGCTGGAGGATCGTCCGGTCAACCTCGACGGTTTCGTCGAGGAGTGGCCGGAAGTCGGCATGGTCGCGATGGACAGCGCATACGACCCGGCGCCGAGCGTCCGCGTCGAGAACGGTGTCATCGTAGAGATGGACGGTATCGCCCGCGCCGACTTCGACTTCATCGACCAGTTCATCGCGGACAAGGCGATCGATGTGGATACCACCGTGGCATCGATGGCCATCGATGCCGCCGAGATCGCGACAATGATGGTGGATCCCAAGGTGACTCGGGCCCAGGTCATTGCGGTCACCAAGGGGCTGACCGCGGCCAAGCTGCTCGAGGTGGCCAAGACGATGAACATCGTCGAGATCATGATGGCGATGCAGAAGATGCGGGCCCGGCGCACCCCGGCCAACCAGGCACACTGCACGAGTGCACGGGACAACCCGGTGCAGGTGGTCTGTGAGGCAGCCGAGGCATCGATCCGTGGATTCGCGGAAGTCGAGACCACATTGGGCGTGGTGCGTTACGCACCGTTGGTGGCGATGGCCCAGCAGATCGGCAGCCAGGTCGGTACCGGCGGACCGCTGACCCAGTGCGCACTGGAGGAGGCCACCGAGCTCGATCTGGGTATGCGCGGGATCACCGGCTACGCCGAGACCATCTCGGTGTACGGCACCGAACCGGTGTTCGTCGACGGTGACGACACCCCGTACTCCAAGGCGTTCCTGGCGTCTGCCTACGCGTCGCGCGGAATCAAGATGCGCTTCACCTCGGGCACCGGATCAGAGGTGCAGATGGGCAATGCGCAAGGTAAGTCGATGCTGTACTTGGAGATTCGTTGCATATTGATCGCCAAGGGTGCCGGTGTGCAGGGCCTGCAGAACGGCTCGATCTCGTGCATCGGTGTACCCGGTGCGGTGCCGGCAGGCATCCGTGCGGTGGCGGCGGAGAACCTGATCGCTTCGGCGGTGGACCTGGAGTGTGCCTCCGGCAACGACCAGTCCTTCTCCCACTCGGCCATGCGGCGCACCGCGCGGTTGATGCCACAGATGATGCCCGGTACCGACTTCGTCTGTTCGGGCTACTCCGCGGTTCCCAACTACGACAACATGTTCGCCGGGTCCAACGTGGACAGCGACGATTTCGACGACTTCAACACGATCCAGCGGGATCTGCAGATCGACGGCGGCCTGCGCCATGTCAAGGAGTCCGAGATCCTGGCGGTACGAACCCGGGCGGCCAAGGCCCTGCAGGCAGTCTTCGCGCACCTCGACCTGCCACCCATCAGCGATGCCGAGATCGATGCGGCCGTCTATGCCAACGGGAGCCGGGAGTGCATCCCGCGGGATGTACTGGAGGATCTCAAGGGCGCCCAGCAGGTGATGGACCGCAATGTGACCGGACTCGACCTGGTCAAGGCGCTGGAGGCCACCGGATTCTCCGATGTCGCGTCCAACCTGTTGACCGTTCTGCGGCAACGTGTTTCGGGCGACCTCTTGCAGACATCGGCGATCATGACCCGTGATCTGGAGCCGTTGTCGGCGGTCAACGATGCCAATGACTACAACGGGCCCAACACCGGTTACCGGCCGTCGGGCGCGCGCTGGGAAGAGATGAAACGGCTGCGCCACGTCACCAGCGCATCGAACCCGGAACAGGAGGTGGAATGACCATGTCGCCCACATTGAACGACGCGCCGCGCACGCTGACCTTCGAGGAGATCGGTCCGGCGCAGCGCGGCACGCGCAGCGATGAGGTGGTGCTGGCCATCTCACCGGCCTTCGCCGACTTCTTCAGCCAGACCATCGTGGACATCCCGCACGCGGAGGTGGTGCGTCAGATCTTGGCGGGCATCGAGGAGCAGGAGGTCGCTGCTCGCTGTATCCGAGTCACCCACAGTGCCGACCTGGCGGTGTTGGCGCACACCGCGGCCAAGCTGTCGGGGTCGGGTATCGGAATCGGGATCCTGTCCCGTGGCACCTCGATGATCCACCAGCGGGACCTGCCGAGGCTGTCGAGCCTGGAACTGTTTCCGCAGTGTCCGCTGCTGACGTTGGAGACCTATCGCAATATCGGCGCCAACGCCGCCCAGTACGCGAAAGGGGAGTCCCCGGAGCCGGTTCCGACGCTGAATGACCAGATGGCGCGGCCGCGGTGGCAGGCCAAGGCGGCGCTGTTGCACCTCAAGGAGACCGAACAGATCCGCAAGGGTGCCAAGCCCGTCGAGGTGGTCGCCAGGTTCTCTGCCGCCGCCGTCTGAACTTGGCGCCGGACAATCTCCGAGCAGGACAAGGAAAGGGGTTCGATCGGTGAGTGTGACGGTGGTCGGGGTCGATATCGGCAACTCCACGACCGAGGCCAGCGTCGCCCTCATCGACCGGGACGGGTCGGTGCGCTACGTCGGCGTCGCCCTGACCCGGACGACCGGGATCAAGGGCACCGTCAAGAACGTCGACGGTGTGGTCACGGCGGTGACCCGCGCCGCCCAGGACGCCGGGATCCGGCTGGCCGACCTGGATGTGATCCTGCTCAACGAGGCAACACCGGTGATCAGTGGATTGGCGATGGAGACCATCACCGAGACGATCATCACCGAGTCGACCATGATCGGCCACGATCCCCGCACGCCGGGAGGCCGGGGGCTCGGCGTCGGCACCATCGTCGACTTCGGGGCCCTTCCCGAGACGGAGCCCGGGGATCGCGTGATCGTGGTGGTACCACGGGGTGTCGACTTCGACCTCACCGCGAGCACCCTCAACGCCGCGGTGGAACGCGGGGTCGATGTCACCGCCGCGATTCTGGGTAACGACGATGCGGTGCTGGTGGCCAACCGGCTGAACCGTCCGATCCCGATCATCGACGAGGTGTCGCGGGTCGACGCGGTGCCGGTGGGCATGTTGGCGGCGGTGGAGGTGGCCGGACCGGGTCAGTCGATTCGTACCTTGTCCAATGCCTATGGCCTGGCGACCATTTTCGAGCTCGACCCCGATCAGACCCGGGTGGTCTCCCCGGTGGCGCGGGCGTTGACCGGTAATCGTTCGGCCGTCGTGATCCGCACGCCCTCCGGTGATGTCGAGGACCGGACGATTCCGGCCGGGTCCCTGGAGTTCATCGGTGCCGCCAAACGCGGGAGCATCGACGTCTCGCGTGGCGCAGCGGAGATCATGGCCGAGGTGGAAAGGGTCAGCCCACTGCGCGATGTGCTGGGGGAGTCCGGGACCAACACCGGCGGCATGATCTCCAACGTCCGCCAGAGCATGGCCGATCTGTCCAAGCATGCGTTGGCCGATGTGCACATCCAGGACCTGCTGGCCATCGACACCCTGGTGCCGCAGGAGGTTCGCGGTGGTGTGGCCGGCGAGGTCGCCCTGGAGAACGCCGTCGCGCTGGCGGCCATGGTGCGCACCAAGGAGAGCGGTATGCAGGCGGTGGCCTACGCGGTGGCGGCCGCGCTCGCCGACGCCGGTTGCGGGCGGATCGCCGCGGTGGTGGGAGGGGTGGAGGCCGAGATGGCGGTGCTCGGTGCGCTCACCACGCCGGGCACCGACAAGCCACTCGTCGTGCTGGACATGGGCGGCGGCTCCACCGACGCCGCGGTGATCGACAGCGACGGCGCCACCCAGGCGGTGCATCTGGCCGGTGCCGGAGACCTGGTGACCAAACTGATCGATGCCGAGTTGGGTCTGGACAACCTCGAACTGGCCGAGGAAATCAAACAGTTCCCGCTCGGCAAGGCGGAGAGCTTCTTTCATGTGAGGCTGGAGAACGGTACCGTTCAGTTCTTCGAGAAGCCATTGTCGCCCAACGCGTTTGCGCGCGTGGTGACGCTGACGGCAACGGGGATGAATCCGATCCCGACCCGGCATTCGCTGGACCGGATCCGCGCGGTGCGCCGCACGGCCAAGGAGCGCGTGTTCGTCGTGAACGCGCTGCGGGCGCTGCGCGGTATCGCGCCGCACGGTGATCTGCGCCGGATCGGATTCGTCGTGCTGCTGGGGGGATGTGCACTGGATTTCGAGATTCCCGACCTCATCGCGGATGCTGTGGCTCCCTATGGAATCGTCTGTGGCACAGGGAACGTGCGAGGTACCGAAGGGCCGCGAAACGCGGTCGCCTCGGGCCTGGTCGCCGCGTATGCCGCGACCCACGGGGCTCCGGACAGGATCTCGGTCGATGCTTGAGGGTGGTCAGCCTGAGAAGCCCGCCATCTTGGTGATCAGCGCCGCGCAATCGGCCATCGAGGTCGAGGTGCTGGCCGGGATCGAGGAGGAGGGGGTGCCCTACGTCCTGGAGCGGACGACCGGCGATCGGTCTGCCGTCGACCTGGCGCGCCGCGCCGCGGAGAGGTCCTCGTTGGAGGTCGGTGTCGGGGCCGACCGCACGGGCCGGGTGGCCATCATGCATGCCAAGCTGCCGGAATCGGTTGCCGGATTGTTCAGCGAGGCCCCCGCGACGGCTGCGGTGGCTCGGGTTGCGGGTCACAATGCCGCACGCATCGTCGTCGGAATCCCGCTGCGGTCGGCTCCCCGGTGACCGTCGCCCCGGTCGACAACCCGCAACTGCGGGCGCAGATCCTGGACTCGCTGCGCACCATCGACGATTCGGTCAAGGCGCAGAGCGCCCTGTTGAACGGCTGTTGCGACGCCGAATGGCTCGATGACGACTCCCGGACCTCGGTGCGGTGGCTGCTGTCGGCGCTGCGCGAGCATCGTCGAAACCTGCGCAAGATGTCGCGGGTGTGGCGCGCGCTGGGCGTCGACGACCACATCGACGGCGAGCTGGTCGCGGCCACCGCGGATCTGCTCGACGAGCATCGTTCCTTCCGGCCCCATATCGAGCACTGGCGTGCGGCCGCAGTAGCGGGTATCCGTTCGGACCGGTCGCGGTTCTGGCGCGACATGCTCGATCTCGCCGAGTCGAATCTGCGCAGCGCGAGCTGATCCCGCGAATCTGATCGGATTCGTCCAGAAGCGATTCACCGCGGCCACACGCCGGGCGGAAATGGACATTCTGGGGTGGACACGGCCGCGTTTACGGACGATACTGCTGTATCAAAGGTTGGGAATCAGACCTTTAGGTTGTCTCGCGGTGAGCAGCCGGACGCGT
It includes:
- a CDS encoding (2Fe-2S)-binding protein, whose product is MSTATDVLEELSRMGGYFALPPVAPGAMRYPHLATPEVVTRFVEATRTAIATSVRVPVDTVEARVAASSFQLGVAARLLSPMIAGALCRQAIPVLTPDKVFFSAQNHAPVFSVGDIGIRAVRDTESAARGIAASLPTLFDPLNLTLRGVAALSPLVSTGNLASAANGAVTVLALTHPEHERAGRALVAALLADTPLTDAGRLDRDNFTRHSCCLFYKVPGAGLCGDCVISR
- a CDS encoding diol dehydratase small subunit; translated protein: MTEPNLDPAVDYPLSVHRRDLLFTPTGKSIDAITMDAVMAGDVEAADLRITPEALRLQAQIAEKSGRTQIGANLRRAAEMTVISDERVLEIYNALRPNASTKAELDAIADELSTQYRAEHLAQLVREAADVYERRDVLAAGE
- a CDS encoding propanediol/glycerol family dehydratase large subunit, with the translated sequence MTASAVPQNPAMGKDGVRHSHRTMLLEDRPVNLDGFVEEWPEVGMVAMDSAYDPAPSVRVENGVIVEMDGIARADFDFIDQFIADKAIDVDTTVASMAIDAAEIATMMVDPKVTRAQVIAVTKGLTAAKLLEVAKTMNIVEIMMAMQKMRARRTPANQAHCTSARDNPVQVVCEAAEASIRGFAEVETTLGVVRYAPLVAMAQQIGSQVGTGGPLTQCALEEATELDLGMRGITGYAETISVYGTEPVFVDGDDTPYSKAFLASAYASRGIKMRFTSGTGSEVQMGNAQGKSMLYLEIRCILIAKGAGVQGLQNGSISCIGVPGAVPAGIRAVAAENLIASAVDLECASGNDQSFSHSAMRRTARLMPQMMPGTDFVCSGYSAVPNYDNMFAGSNVDSDDFDDFNTIQRDLQIDGGLRHVKESEILAVRTRAAKALQAVFAHLDLPPISDAEIDAAVYANGSRECIPRDVLEDLKGAQQVMDRNVTGLDLVKALEATGFSDVASNLLTVLRQRVSGDLLQTSAIMTRDLEPLSAVNDANDYNGPNTGYRPSGARWEEMKRLRHVTSASNPEQEVE
- a CDS encoding propanediol/glycerol family dehydratase medium subunit; protein product: MSPTLNDAPRTLTFEEIGPAQRGTRSDEVVLAISPAFADFFSQTIVDIPHAEVVRQILAGIEEQEVAARCIRVTHSADLAVLAHTAAKLSGSGIGIGILSRGTSMIHQRDLPRLSSLELFPQCPLLTLETYRNIGANAAQYAKGESPEPVPTLNDQMARPRWQAKAALLHLKETEQIRKGAKPVEVVARFSAAAV
- a CDS encoding diol dehydratase reactivase subunit alpha, encoding MSVTVVGVDIGNSTTEASVALIDRDGSVRYVGVALTRTTGIKGTVKNVDGVVTAVTRAAQDAGIRLADLDVILLNEATPVISGLAMETITETIITESTMIGHDPRTPGGRGLGVGTIVDFGALPETEPGDRVIVVVPRGVDFDLTASTLNAAVERGVDVTAAILGNDDAVLVANRLNRPIPIIDEVSRVDAVPVGMLAAVEVAGPGQSIRTLSNAYGLATIFELDPDQTRVVSPVARALTGNRSAVVIRTPSGDVEDRTIPAGSLEFIGAAKRGSIDVSRGAAEIMAEVERVSPLRDVLGESGTNTGGMISNVRQSMADLSKHALADVHIQDLLAIDTLVPQEVRGGVAGEVALENAVALAAMVRTKESGMQAVAYAVAAALADAGCGRIAAVVGGVEAEMAVLGALTTPGTDKPLVVLDMGGGSTDAAVIDSDGATQAVHLAGAGDLVTKLIDAELGLDNLELAEEIKQFPLGKAESFFHVRLENGTVQFFEKPLSPNAFARVVTLTATGMNPIPTRHSLDRIRAVRRTAKERVFVVNALRALRGIAPHGDLRRIGFVVLLGGCALDFEIPDLIADAVAPYGIVCGTGNVRGTEGPRNAVASGLVAAYAATHGAPDRISVDA
- a CDS encoding glycerol dehydratase reactivase beta/small subunit family protein, which produces MLEGGQPEKPAILVISAAQSAIEVEVLAGIEEEGVPYVLERTTGDRSAVDLARRAAERSSLEVGVGADRTGRVAIMHAKLPESVAGLFSEAPATAAVARVAGHNAARIVVGIPLRSAPR